A single genomic interval of Natronolimnobius sp. AArcel1 harbors:
- a CDS encoding translation initiation factor, translating to MSNDDDLDDLLDELDSQGDLETSQQVLSIRTESRRYNKPVTIIEGFDLSKSELKSTASELKSSLGTGGTVGDNRIELQGDHRDRVPDLLRERGFDVRE from the coding sequence GTGTCAAACGACGACGACCTCGACGACTTGCTCGATGAACTCGACAGCCAGGGCGACCTCGAGACCTCCCAGCAGGTCCTGTCCATCCGAACCGAGAGCCGACGCTACAACAAGCCGGTGACGATCATCGAGGGCTTTGACCTGTCGAAATCGGAGCTCAAATCAACCGCCTCCGAACTCAAAAGTTCGCTTGGTACCGGCGGCACGGTTGGCGACAACCGAATCGAACTGCAAGGCGATCATCGCGACCGTGTGCCCGACTTACTCCGCGAACGGGGATTCGACGTTCGCGAATAA
- a CDS encoding DUF192 domain-containing protein: MVETWSRRHVLGLAGTVALAGCANLDDSRDESIGDPGADGAVDDTSDESASEGDGDGDDDAETDDEDLHAEYDTTEVQAVSADGDDLESVTAAIAETDEELVRGLSETEDLPDDRGMLFVYDEADERQFVMRDMDFGIDIIYADSDGTITGIHHAPAPREREEGSYQVYVGYGQYVLETVYDWTVDHDVHVGDTLEFDLES; encoded by the coding sequence ATGGTAGAGACGTGGTCTCGACGACACGTTCTCGGTCTCGCTGGGACAGTCGCACTTGCTGGCTGTGCGAATCTGGATGACTCGCGCGATGAGTCTATCGGCGACCCGGGCGCTGATGGGGCGGTCGATGACACGAGCGACGAGAGTGCAAGCGAGGGTGACGGAGACGGTGACGACGACGCTGAGACAGACGATGAGGACCTGCACGCCGAGTACGATACGACCGAGGTGCAGGCGGTTTCAGCCGACGGCGACGACCTCGAGTCCGTGACCGCAGCGATTGCCGAAACCGACGAGGAACTGGTGCGAGGATTGAGCGAGACTGAGGACTTGCCCGACGACCGTGGCATGCTGTTCGTCTACGACGAGGCGGACGAACGCCAGTTCGTCATGCGCGACATGGACTTCGGCATCGACATCATCTACGCCGATTCAGATGGGACGATCACCGGCATCCACCACGCGCCCGCGCCCAGAGAACGTGAGGAGGGAAGCTATCAGGTCTACGTCGGCTACGGCCAGTACGTCCTCGAGACCGTCTACGACTGGACCGTCGACCACGACGTCCACGTCGGCGATACGCTCGAGTTCGATCTCGAGTCGTGA
- a CDS encoding phosphotransferase family protein: MVEHFRSLRLTESAVRRVVSDCRDEWTVTGVDGIPGSANSLYAVDLSSANRERTVICKCSQNTAPVAFRPEPYLLEAISRRTTVPVPAVLAVVEDDSEDAGPLFVMEQCDGEGVATRARELEPAIRERIARDAGRYLGQIHDLGSFDRFGAVRLGRDVDHNGSGLETPNVTLTVAENAHDEWADALVGLATFFLSNLDDRFVDLEGPIRKTLDERCDVLNDPNPVLMHDEYTYWNTLVDPNTGETTAVLDFEDQQVGCAEYDLAAAIDSLSALAPLGSARRRRVRDAVYEGYEETNGLIRDSAFAARRDLYRLVARLPMLAFFKSGMVVGPDSPETLVREHRAFLSELL, translated from the coding sequence ATGGTCGAACACTTCCGGTCACTGCGTCTCACCGAATCTGCGGTTCGCCGAGTCGTCTCCGACTGCAGAGACGAGTGGACGGTGACAGGCGTAGACGGCATTCCAGGGAGCGCGAACAGCCTCTATGCCGTCGACCTCTCGAGTGCGAACCGTGAGCGGACGGTGATCTGCAAGTGCAGCCAGAACACCGCTCCAGTGGCTTTCCGACCCGAGCCGTATCTCCTCGAGGCAATCAGCCGTCGCACGACCGTCCCCGTTCCAGCGGTGCTCGCCGTGGTCGAAGACGACTCTGAGGACGCTGGTCCCCTGTTCGTGATGGAGCAGTGCGATGGAGAGGGCGTCGCGACGCGGGCTCGAGAACTCGAGCCCGCCATCCGCGAGCGGATCGCCCGCGACGCTGGTCGGTATCTCGGTCAAATCCATGACCTTGGCTCGTTCGACCGGTTCGGCGCTGTCAGGCTCGGACGGGACGTCGACCACAACGGGAGCGGACTCGAGACGCCCAACGTGACGCTCACTGTGGCCGAAAACGCCCACGACGAGTGGGCTGATGCCTTGGTCGGGCTGGCGACGTTCTTTCTTTCGAATCTCGACGACCGGTTTGTCGATCTCGAGGGTCCAATTCGAAAGACGCTCGACGAACGATGCGACGTCCTCAATGACCCGAACCCGGTATTGATGCACGACGAGTACACCTACTGGAATACGCTCGTGGACCCAAATACCGGCGAGACGACTGCCGTCCTCGACTTCGAGGACCAGCAGGTCGGCTGTGCGGAATACGACCTCGCGGCGGCAATTGACAGTCTCAGCGCGCTTGCACCGCTCGGTTCGGCCCGACGCCGCCGTGTCCGGGACGCTGTGTACGAGGGGTACGAAGAGACGAACGGACTGATCCGCGACAGCGCATTTGCGGCGCGGCGGGACCTATACCGTCTGGTCGCTCGACTGCCGATGCTTGCGTTTTTCAAGAGCGGGATGGTCGTCGGCCCGGACAGCCCCGAAACCCTCGTTCGCGAACACAGGGCGTTTCTCAGTGAACTCCTCTGA
- a CDS encoding excinuclease ABC subunit C: MNADGVRDRASSLPREPGVYQFQENGTTLYVGKAVDLRSRVGSYADPRSARIRRMVERAETIDIAVTDTETQALLLEANLIKRHQPRYNVRLKDDKSYPMVQLTSHEAPRIEITRDPDGEAKGDSSTGGPTVFGPYTNKGQVETVVKALRETYGVRGCSDHKYSGRDRPCLDYEMGLCTAPCTREIDLESYTEDVTAVERFLEGETGILADPLRREMEAAAEDKNFERAANLRDRLETVEAFHGEGGEAVQSVGDERAVDVLGVAIEGEDATVARLRAEDGKLVDRERHTLEAPTEDASEESTPTQTGGVPAVLAAFIVQYYAERQLPDALLLPERHGDDEVAAWLEAEGVSVRIPGAGREAKLVELALKNARRNVGRRDECGMLADALEIDSARRIEGFDVSHAQGKSAVGSNVTFVDGSAETADYRRKKLTDQNDDYDNMHALLEWRARRAVEGRDDRPDPGLLLIDGGEGQLEAARDALAAVGWDVPAVALAKAEERVVTPDREYSWPSDAPHLHLLQRVRDESHRFAVQYHQTIRDDVKTVLDDVPGIGPETRSQLLGRFGSIENVREASLEDLQSVSGVGEKTAETIKSRL; the protein is encoded by the coding sequence ATGAATGCCGACGGGGTTCGCGACCGAGCCAGCTCGTTGCCGCGAGAGCCCGGCGTCTACCAGTTTCAGGAGAACGGAACGACGCTGTACGTCGGGAAGGCGGTCGACCTGCGGAGTCGAGTCGGCTCTTACGCCGATCCGCGAAGCGCTCGCATTCGCCGCATGGTCGAACGCGCCGAAACGATTGACATCGCGGTCACAGACACCGAAACACAGGCGCTCTTGCTCGAGGCGAACCTGATCAAGCGCCACCAGCCCCGCTACAACGTCCGGCTGAAAGACGACAAGTCCTACCCGATGGTGCAACTGACGAGCCACGAGGCCCCGCGGATCGAGATTACTCGTGATCCGGACGGCGAGGCCAAGGGTGACTCGAGTACGGGCGGGCCGACCGTTTTCGGTCCCTACACGAACAAAGGGCAGGTCGAGACCGTCGTGAAAGCCCTGCGGGAAACGTACGGCGTGCGTGGCTGTTCGGACCACAAGTACTCGGGACGAGATCGGCCGTGTCTCGACTACGAAATGGGGCTGTGTACGGCCCCCTGTACCCGCGAAATCGACCTCGAGAGCTACACAGAGGACGTGACTGCGGTCGAGCGCTTTCTCGAGGGCGAGACGGGAATCCTCGCCGATCCGTTGCGCCGCGAGATGGAGGCCGCTGCCGAAGACAAAAACTTCGAGCGCGCTGCAAATTTACGGGATCGCCTCGAGACCGTCGAAGCGTTCCACGGCGAGGGCGGCGAGGCGGTCCAGTCGGTCGGCGACGAACGCGCAGTCGACGTGCTCGGCGTCGCCATCGAAGGCGAAGACGCAACCGTCGCCCGCCTGCGTGCGGAGGATGGCAAACTCGTGGATCGCGAGCGACACACGCTCGAGGCACCAACGGAGGATGCAAGCGAGGAGTCGACACCAACACAGACAGGCGGCGTGCCCGCGGTTCTCGCCGCGTTTATCGTCCAGTACTACGCCGAGCGCCAGTTGCCAGACGCCCTGCTCTTGCCCGAACGCCACGGCGACGACGAAGTAGCGGCGTGGCTCGAGGCCGAAGGCGTCTCCGTCCGCATTCCCGGTGCCGGTCGCGAGGCGAAACTCGTCGAACTCGCGCTCAAGAACGCCCGGCGAAACGTGGGTCGGCGCGACGAGTGTGGGATGCTCGCAGACGCCCTCGAGATCGACTCGGCTCGGCGGATTGAGGGCTTCGACGTGAGCCACGCCCAGGGGAAATCCGCAGTCGGCAGCAACGTTACGTTCGTGGATGGCAGCGCCGAAACGGCCGACTACCGCCGGAAGAAGTTGACGGATCAGAACGACGACTACGATAACATGCACGCGCTCCTCGAGTGGCGTGCCCGTCGCGCCGTCGAGGGCCGAGACGATCGGCCGGACCCCGGCCTGCTGTTGATCGACGGCGGTGAGGGCCAACTCGAGGCCGCTCGAGACGCACTCGCGGCGGTTGGGTGGGACGTGCCCGCGGTCGCGCTTGCGAAAGCCGAAGAGCGCGTCGTGACTCCCGACCGGGAATACTCGTGGCCGAGCGACGCACCCCACCTGCATCTGCTCCAGCGCGTGCGCGACGAATCCCATCGCTTTGCGGTCCAGTACCATCAGACGATTCGTGACGACGTGAAAACCGTCCTCGACGACGTTCCCGGTATCGGCCCCGAAACCCGCAGCCAACTGCTCGGCCGGTTTGGGAGCATCGAGAACGTTCGAGAAGCGAGCCTCGAGGATCTCCAGAGCGTGTCCGGCGTGGGTGAGAAGACGGCAGAGACGATCAAGTCGCGATTGTAA
- a CDS encoding ABC transporter ATP-binding protein has product MPAITVDDVTKTYGQTLALEALSFEVREGEVFGFLGPNGAGKSTTINILLDFIRPTHGQVSVLGMDAQTSSREIRSRTGVLPEGVEAYDRLTARQHLEFAIDSKGADDDPEELLERVGLADAIDKKAGGYSKGMAQRLMLAMALVGDPDLLILDEPSTGLDPNGAREMREIVREENARGATVFFSSHSMEQVEAVCDRVGILREGEMVAVDSVSGLRDSISGGTALEIVVDRIDDDALGAVRSLPDVTDATADRDEPPTLTVQVEGSKTAVLGELEDRGIDVQDFSTREASLEDVFQSYTTDAGTEVHAR; this is encoded by the coding sequence ATGCCCGCGATCACGGTCGATGACGTGACGAAAACCTACGGTCAAACCCTCGCGCTCGAGGCGTTGTCGTTCGAGGTTCGTGAGGGCGAAGTGTTTGGATTCCTGGGACCGAACGGGGCCGGCAAATCGACGACGATCAACATCCTGCTCGATTTCATCCGCCCCACACACGGTCAGGTGTCCGTTCTCGGGATGGACGCCCAGACCAGCAGCCGCGAGATTCGCTCGCGGACCGGCGTCCTCCCCGAAGGCGTCGAGGCCTACGACCGCCTCACCGCGCGCCAGCACCTCGAGTTCGCTATCGACTCGAAAGGCGCGGACGACGACCCCGAAGAACTCCTCGAGCGGGTCGGTCTCGCCGACGCCATCGACAAGAAGGCCGGCGGCTACTCGAAAGGGATGGCCCAGCGACTGATGCTCGCGATGGCACTCGTCGGCGACCCCGACCTGCTGATCCTGGACGAGCCCTCGACCGGTCTCGACCCAAACGGCGCACGCGAGATGCGCGAGATCGTCCGCGAGGAAAACGCCCGCGGCGCGACCGTCTTCTTCTCGAGTCACAGCATGGAACAGGTCGAAGCCGTCTGTGATCGGGTCGGCATCCTGCGCGAGGGTGAGATGGTCGCCGTCGACTCCGTGTCCGGACTGCGCGACTCGATTAGCGGTGGGACGGCACTCGAGATCGTCGTCGACCGGATCGATGACGACGCATTGGGAGCGGTTCGAAGCCTGCCCGACGTGACCGATGCCACCGCTGACCGCGATGAGCCGCCGACGCTCACCGTCCAAGTGGAGGGCTCGAAAACCGCCGTTCTCGGTGAACTCGAGGACCGGGGAATCGACGTGCAAGACTTCTCGACGCGAGAGGCGAGCCTCGAGGACGTGTTCCAGTCATATACAACGGACGCAGGAACGGAGGTGCACGCACGATGA
- a CDS encoding ABC transporter permease, whose amino-acid sequence MSTETETGAETAETEPAQSSSALDINPESVLAVARKDFQDSVRSWLFWVLSAFFFILLVTLTGTIAYFDGDAVLAEGATTDVLVSLVFSAGSFIIPAIAIVLGWKAIVGERESGSIKILLALPHSRTDVLLGKLVGRASVLSLSLIIGFVLAAIPVAVLLGTFDVTDYLGLLLISVLYGIAYTSVTIAVSSLLRSTTFAAAAAFGVFALFYVFWGTVVGVVGMLISYDYLPESDTLVEAAMFYQSVNPNAAYGNALSFVTSAPDLEDQGAPMLEMFFDGSLPFYLQDWFAFIVLLFWIVVPIGLAIYRFNRVDL is encoded by the coding sequence ATGAGTACCGAAACGGAAACGGGCGCGGAAACAGCTGAGACGGAGCCAGCACAGTCCTCGAGCGCGCTTGACATCAATCCTGAAAGCGTCCTTGCCGTGGCGCGAAAGGACTTCCAGGACTCGGTTCGATCGTGGCTGTTCTGGGTCCTCAGCGCCTTCTTCTTTATCCTGCTAGTCACGCTGACGGGCACAATTGCGTACTTCGATGGAGATGCAGTTCTGGCCGAGGGAGCAACGACGGACGTGCTCGTCAGTCTGGTCTTCAGCGCCGGTTCGTTCATCATCCCCGCAATCGCAATCGTGCTTGGCTGGAAAGCAATCGTCGGCGAACGCGAGTCCGGCAGCATCAAGATTCTGCTCGCGCTGCCTCACTCCCGGACCGACGTACTTCTCGGGAAACTCGTTGGGCGGGCGAGCGTCCTCTCGCTCTCGCTCATCATCGGCTTTGTCCTCGCGGCGATTCCGGTCGCCGTCTTGCTCGGCACGTTCGACGTGACCGACTATCTCGGCTTGCTGTTGATCTCGGTCCTGTACGGCATTGCCTACACGAGCGTCACTATCGCCGTCTCCTCGCTGCTTCGTTCGACGACGTTCGCAGCCGCCGCAGCCTTCGGTGTCTTCGCCCTCTTTTACGTCTTCTGGGGAACCGTCGTCGGCGTCGTCGGTATGCTGATCTCGTATGACTACCTTCCCGAGAGTGACACGCTCGTTGAAGCCGCGATGTTCTATCAAAGCGTCAATCCAAATGCAGCATACGGGAACGCGCTCTCGTTCGTCACGTCGGCTCCCGATCTCGAGGATCAGGGTGCCCCCATGCTCGAGATGTTCTTCGACGGCTCGCTTCCGTTCTATCTGCAGGACTGGTTCGCGTTTATTGTCCTCTTGTTCTGGATTGTCGTCCCAATTGGCCTCGCGATCTATCGGTTCAATCGCGTCGACCTGTAA
- a CDS encoding type II toxin-antitoxin system HicB family antitoxin, with amino-acid sequence MASSASDGDVQDSEIRLWREDDQWIATDLETGVTSQGSSRDVALENLDKALALHNGERGREPTKDDLRELGIDPADNTTGDEEPPDVLE; translated from the coding sequence ATGGCCAGTTCAGCGAGCGACGGTGACGTTCAAGACAGCGAGATCCGTCTCTGGCGAGAGGACGACCAGTGGATCGCCACAGATCTCGAGACTGGCGTGACGAGTCAGGGGTCGTCTCGCGATGTCGCCCTGGAAAACCTCGACAAGGCGCTCGCGCTCCACAACGGCGAGCGAGGCCGAGAGCCGACGAAGGACGACCTCCGCGAACTGGGAATCGATCCTGCGGACAATACGACCGGCGACGAAGAACCGCCCGACGTCCTCGAGTAG
- a CDS encoding type II toxin-antitoxin system HicA family toxin has translation MARRTFSGAEVVKVLVNAGGFEWRQTTGDHAQLYYEHPTNEDDRRRVTVPLHDELRTGTLRSVADSAGARDFEEFCAWIERNS, from the coding sequence ATGGCACGACGGACGTTCTCGGGTGCGGAAGTCGTGAAAGTATTGGTCAACGCCGGGGGCTTCGAGTGGCGTCAAACAACCGGCGATCACGCGCAACTGTACTACGAACACCCAACGAACGAGGACGACCGTCGACGGGTAACGGTTCCGCTGCACGACGAACTTCGGACGGGGACCCTCAGATCAGTCGCTGACAGTGCCGGTGCGCGGGATTTCGAGGAGTTCTGTGCGTGGATTGAGCGCAATTCGTAG
- the ligA gene encoding NAD-dependent DNA ligase LigA has product MSLADENADENPYLRDPPTDFDPVTELADEAAREQVDLLRAAICEHDRRYYVESDPLIADRAYDALFARLQELEDAFDLSHPDSPTRSVGGEPLEAFDTVEHVAPMLSIDQSGEAADVREFDERVRREVGEVQYVCEPKFDGVSMEFVYEDGSLKRAVTRGDGREGDDVTQNARTIGSVPQKLHGDYPEFLAVRGEVYMPKDAFQAYNRERIERGEEPFANPRNATAGTIRQLDPAVVADRPLEVFYFDVLEASDLEESHSAELERFPEWGLRVTDYIEDADEIEDAIDYRDRMLELRDDLNYEIDGTVIKVDDRAAREELGRTARHDRYAFAYKFPARAEVTPIADVAVQIGRTGRVTPVALLEPVDVGGVTVSRASLHNPEEIAEKNVNVGDTVRVQRAGDVIPYVEEVVEKGSEGHYELPEHCPVCDSAIERDGPMAFCTGGLACDAQLRRSIEYYASDGGLDLEGLGEKSVRQLVDAGLLESVADLYDLEREALTALEGWGETSADNLASELEDARDPPLPDFLSALGIPHVGPATARELAREFGSFEAVREVAETEPESLEGVDDVGETVAQQIHDFFTSEANAAAVDDILEHVSPQKTEMDAGGDELEGLTFVFTGSLEDVTRSEAQETIEAHGANATGSVSGNTDYLVVGANPGQSKRDDADDNDVPIIDEDEFWELLGEEGIELE; this is encoded by the coding sequence ATGTCTCTCGCCGACGAAAACGCGGACGAGAATCCGTACCTGCGAGATCCGCCGACTGACTTCGACCCGGTCACCGAACTCGCTGACGAGGCGGCCCGCGAGCAGGTCGACCTGCTTCGGGCTGCTATCTGCGAACACGACCGCCGGTACTACGTCGAAAGCGACCCGCTCATCGCGGATCGAGCCTACGACGCACTCTTTGCCCGCCTGCAGGAACTCGAGGACGCCTTCGATCTTTCCCATCCGGATAGCCCAACCCGAAGCGTCGGGGGCGAGCCACTCGAGGCGTTCGACACCGTCGAGCACGTCGCGCCGATGCTCTCAATTGATCAGAGCGGCGAGGCCGCGGACGTCCGAGAGTTCGATGAGCGCGTGCGCCGAGAAGTCGGCGAGGTGCAGTACGTCTGTGAACCCAAATTCGACGGCGTCTCGATGGAGTTCGTCTACGAGGACGGCTCCCTCAAGCGCGCGGTCACCCGCGGCGATGGCCGTGAGGGTGACGACGTGACACAGAACGCCCGCACCATTGGCTCCGTCCCGCAGAAATTGCACGGCGACTACCCCGAGTTCCTCGCGGTCCGTGGCGAGGTCTACATGCCCAAAGACGCCTTCCAGGCGTACAACCGCGAGCGCATCGAACGCGGCGAGGAACCCTTTGCGAACCCCCGGAACGCGACCGCCGGAACGATCCGCCAACTCGACCCCGCCGTCGTCGCCGACCGCCCACTCGAGGTCTTTTATTTCGACGTGCTCGAGGCGAGCGACTTAGAAGAGAGCCACAGCGCCGAACTCGAGCGATTCCCCGAGTGGGGGCTGCGGGTGACTGATTACATCGAGGACGCAGACGAAATTGAAGATGCGATTGACTACCGCGACCGCATGCTCGAACTGCGCGATGACCTGAACTACGAAATCGACGGCACGGTCATCAAAGTCGACGACCGCGCGGCCCGCGAGGAACTGGGTCGAACCGCACGCCACGACCGCTACGCGTTCGCCTACAAGTTCCCCGCTCGCGCCGAAGTGACTCCAATCGCAGACGTGGCCGTCCAGATCGGCCGCACGGGTCGCGTCACACCGGTCGCCCTGCTCGAGCCGGTCGATGTCGGCGGCGTCACGGTCTCGAGAGCGAGTCTCCACAACCCCGAGGAGATCGCCGAAAAGAACGTCAACGTCGGCGATACGGTCCGCGTCCAGCGCGCGGGCGACGTAATTCCCTACGTCGAGGAGGTCGTCGAAAAAGGCAGCGAGGGCCATTACGAACTTCCCGAGCACTGCCCCGTCTGTGACAGCGCCATCGAACGCGACGGGCCGATGGCGTTCTGTACCGGCGGACTGGCTTGTGACGCCCAACTGCGACGGTCAATCGAGTATTACGCGAGCGACGGCGGCCTCGATCTCGAGGGACTGGGCGAGAAAAGCGTCCGCCAACTCGTCGATGCCGGCCTGCTCGAGTCGGTCGCAGACCTCTACGACCTCGAGCGGGAGGCACTCACCGCACTCGAGGGCTGGGGCGAGACGAGCGCCGACAACCTCGCGAGCGAACTCGAGGATGCTCGTGACCCGCCGCTGCCGGACTTCCTCTCGGCACTTGGCATTCCCCACGTCGGTCCCGCGACGGCCCGCGAACTCGCTCGCGAATTCGGCTCCTTCGAGGCGGTTCGCGAGGTCGCCGAAACCGAGCCTGAATCACTCGAGGGCGTCGACGACGTCGGCGAAACCGTCGCCCAGCAGATTCACGACTTTTTCACGAGCGAGGCCAACGCAGCGGCCGTCGACGACATCCTCGAGCACGTCTCACCCCAAAAGACTGAGATGGACGCGGGCGGCGACGAACTCGAGGGGCTGACGTTCGTCTTTACGGGCTCGCTCGAGGACGTGACTCGCAGTGAGGCCCAAGAGACGATCGAGGCCCACGGCGCGAACGCGACGGGCAGTGTCTCAGGCAACACGGACTACCTCGTGGTCGGCGCGAATCCAGGCCAGTCGAAACGCGATGATGCCGACGATAACGACGTCCCGATTATCGACGAAGACGAGTTTTGGGAGTTGTTAGGAGAAGAGGGGATCGAACTCGAGTAG
- a CDS encoding TrkA family potassium uptake protein yields MEGWRRRSAVALFVISAIVVTYSTLYQWAMATFEGQEVPFYEAIQVVIESLTTAGFGGHAPWESAVLNLMVIGMNISGVLLVFLGLPLFALPLIRQALESGPPTTSDLTDHVIICGHSARDDVLRKELGEVGIPYLFVEQDPDLVTELTNDGINAIYGDPEEIETLRAANVSAARSLVADVSDEANPTVILSALRVNSSLKIVSVVRDYNNASYHRYSGADEVVLARQQLGEAFGMRAMTSFAEQLRSVIHVENSHEITELLIEEESDFIGQTIREANIFGGGDMTIVGVWLGGKFVVSPDPDTVLEENTIFLVLGEHEDFEQVTARSIPTHHHPSHVIVCGYGTVGWSVTETLREEGITVSVMDYNDRDGVDVVGDATNPQTYSAVDLDTAETIVLSLDDDTTTIFAALVIKQLDPDIEIIARADDPGTVWKLYNAGADYVLSLPTITGEILASYLIDEIEIITPQDEFDFVRTEAPPLTGKSLSDIDLRAKTGCTVIAIERGEELLTNLDSDVVVQQGDILIVGGSEEAIERLAAFISV; encoded by the coding sequence ATGGAAGGTTGGCGACGCCGAAGTGCGGTTGCACTCTTTGTAATCTCTGCTATCGTCGTCACGTATTCGACGCTCTATCAATGGGCGATGGCCACGTTTGAGGGCCAAGAGGTTCCGTTCTACGAGGCTATCCAGGTCGTTATTGAATCACTCACTACTGCCGGATTCGGCGGTCATGCACCGTGGGAAAGCGCAGTGCTGAATCTCATGGTGATAGGGATGAACATCTCTGGTGTTCTGCTTGTCTTTCTTGGACTCCCACTGTTTGCTCTCCCACTTATCCGACAAGCGCTTGAATCTGGCCCACCAACGACGAGCGACCTGACCGATCACGTCATCATCTGTGGCCATTCCGCTCGAGATGATGTCTTACGAAAGGAACTCGGTGAAGTCGGGATCCCTTATCTCTTCGTTGAACAGGATCCAGACCTGGTGACGGAACTTACGAACGACGGTATCAACGCCATCTATGGTGATCCAGAAGAGATCGAAACACTTCGTGCAGCGAACGTCTCTGCTGCTCGCTCACTCGTTGCAGATGTAAGTGACGAAGCAAACCCAACGGTAATCCTTTCGGCACTTCGTGTGAACTCCTCGCTGAAAATCGTTAGCGTCGTTCGGGATTACAACAATGCATCCTATCACCGGTATTCTGGTGCTGACGAAGTCGTCCTTGCCCGCCAGCAACTCGGTGAAGCGTTTGGAATGCGAGCCATGACTTCGTTTGCTGAGCAACTTCGCAGTGTAATCCACGTCGAGAATTCTCACGAGATAACGGAACTGCTGATCGAAGAGGAAAGCGATTTCATCGGACAGACGATCAGAGAGGCAAATATCTTCGGTGGCGGAGACATGACGATTGTCGGCGTGTGGCTCGGTGGCAAATTTGTTGTCTCACCCGACCCAGATACAGTCCTCGAGGAAAATACGATTTTCCTCGTTTTGGGTGAACATGAAGATTTCGAACAGGTGACTGCTCGTTCGATTCCAACACATCACCACCCATCACACGTCATTGTCTGTGGATATGGTACAGTGGGGTGGTCAGTTACCGAAACTCTCCGAGAAGAAGGAATCACGGTAAGCGTAATGGACTATAACGATCGAGACGGCGTTGACGTTGTTGGTGATGCGACTAATCCACAAACGTATTCTGCTGTTGACCTTGATACTGCTGAAACAATCGTACTGTCACTTGATGACGATACGACAACCATCTTCGCGGCATTGGTCATTAAACAATTAGATCCAGACATCGAGATCATTGCTCGCGCAGATGATCCAGGTACCGTCTGGAAATTATACAATGCCGGTGCCGACTACGTCTTATCGCTTCCAACGATCACCGGTGAAATTCTCGCCTCATATTTAATCGATGAAATTGAAATTATCACTCCACAGGACGAGTTTGATTTTGTCCGAACAGAGGCCCCGCCGCTCACTGGGAAAAGTCTCAGTGACATAGACCTACGAGCGAAGACAGGATGTACAGTAATCGCTATTGAGCGAGGTGAGGAATTATTAACAAACCTTGATTCAGATGTTGTCGTCCAACAAGGAGATATTCTCATTGTAGGAGGGAGTGAGGAAGCAATCGAACGACTTGCAGCGTTTATCTCTGTGTGA
- a CDS encoding 2Fe-2S iron-sulfur cluster-binding protein → MTEHELTLEWPDGRSEPISVSPRESVLEAAGREGVRLPADCRKGTCITCVGQVVGLEDGDENERGDDDSESADAAAAFDYRRRPAALTERERGAGYVLLCIAMPQTDCRVRVGPMVRSEVGDSPWS, encoded by the coding sequence ATGACCGAGCACGAGCTCACCCTCGAGTGGCCGGACGGCCGCAGCGAACCGATCTCGGTCTCGCCTCGAGAGTCGGTGCTCGAGGCCGCCGGTCGCGAGGGTGTGCGATTGCCTGCAGACTGTCGGAAAGGGACGTGTATCACGTGTGTCGGGCAGGTAGTTGGACTCGAGGATGGCGATGAGAACGAGCGCGGCGACGATGACTCCGAATCCGCCGACGCGGCAGCAGCATTCGATTACCGACGCCGACCCGCAGCCCTGACGGAGCGCGAACGCGGCGCTGGCTACGTTCTCTTATGCATCGCTATGCCACAGACAGATTGTCGCGTTCGGGTCGGGCCGATGGTTCGGTCGGAAGTCGGCGATAGTCCGTGGAGTTAA